The nucleotide sequence AATCCTACGGTTTCGCCTTATACTGTTAATATGAGTAGTTTTACTGTAAATGCGAAAGTGTTAAATGTGACCTCAGCAAATCAAATTACAGTAACACATAATGGAACAGCGATACCAGTCTTTAACTTTAATACTAATACAAAAGAAGTTGTTATTAATAAGACGTTGGTAGCAGGCAATAATGTGTTTGTAGTAACAGGAACGAATAGTGCAGGTGTAGATACCAAATCAACAACGATTATCTATAGAAAGTTAGTCACTCTTTTACCTCCTGTAGTTACATTTATAACGCCACAAGGAAATCCATATAATACTACAAATGCAAATGAAGTGGTGACAGCTAGAGTAGATAATGTGAACTCACAATCTCAAATTTCATTAACATATAATGGAGTGCAAACGAGTAATTTTAGTTATAACTCATCAACGAAGATGGTAACCTATAATGCAGCCTTAAATATGGGGAGTAATACTCTTTCAGTAGCTGCAAGTAATTCATCAGGAACAGATAGTAAAAGCAAAACATTAATTCGAAAGAAGCCATGTGTAGCTCCAGTTTTGGCATATCAAATTCCATTACAAAGTCCACACAATCATGTAGGAAGAGATGGAAATATGGCATTTACATTTAGTTCAGCAAATATCACTTCTGTGAGTCAGATTAGTGTTACGAACAACGGTTATAATGTCCATGTTAATCTAGAGCAGACAAATGGTAATATCTGGGGGACTGTTCCATTAAAAGTGGGAGCCAACAAATTAATTGTTAAAGTGGAAAACGAATGTGGAAAAGCTGAAAAGGTGTTGGATGTTATGTATAAAGGAAACACTTCGAAGTTAGTTCCTCCAGTAATTACAATTCAAACGCCGACGAGTTTCCCACATACAACAGCAGCAGCAAGTGTAACAGTTGTTGGAAAAATAGACCATGTTTCTAGTCAAAATAATGTACAGGTTACCATGGATGGAACTAATATTCCGTTTACATACAATACAGCAACCAAGGTGTTGACAATCGTTACGAATTTAACAGTAGGTTCACATCAGGTTAGGGTAAGGGCTCAAAATAATTATGGTAATGATATGGAAGTCTTTGATCTGGTAAGAACTGGTCCTCAAATAAAAGCACCAATTGTACAATACACAAACCTTGGTAATGGAAACTCTTATAGAAGTCCATTTGTTTCTCCTCAGAGAAGCTATACTGTTCAAGGAAGAGTTGTTAATCATCAAAATGTAACACTTAACGTTTACATGAATGGGAATAGATTGTCGAACTATAGTTATAATGCAAGTACAGGTGTTTTCTCTATACCAGTTGCTTTTCCTCTTCAAGGACAAGGAACTCAACGAAGAGTTGAGGTGGAGGTGCGAGCTTCAAATAGTGCTGGGCAGCATGCTAAAAAAGGACATCTAGTGTATATGATTCAGAGCATATCAACAAATCCTAGTACAGGTAATGTAGGAAGTTCATCAACCCAAACGTATAAAAACTATATTTCAAAAGCAGATAGCTATTATAGAAAAGGAGAACTTAATCAAGCTAAGGTATATTATCAAAAGGCGGCTCAAGCTAATCCGAAAGCGAGTTTGCCAAAACAAAGGCTGGCTGAGATTTCAAAAAAGCTTAAAGCACAAAAGGAGGTCGCAAAACCAGTTGTAAAACCGATAACAAAACCTGCCACTAAGCCAATAACAAAACCAACTGTTAAGCCAAATGCTTCTAAAGTAGAAACAAAACCAGCAGAAACAAAACCGGTTGTTAAACCTTCAGTGGAGCAAAAAGGAGTAAACAAGTGGACAACCAAGCCAATTGAGAAACCATAATTTAAATTAGTCTATTTATAGCTAAAGCGTCTTATTAGAAATAATAAGGCGCTTTTTTTTGTAAGGAAATATATAAAATGGATACAGATAAGAATAAATGTTCATTCAAGATATAATGATTTTTCGTATATTGTCGGAATCCGAACCAAATAAAAATACACACATGTTTAAAATAGTTTCTACAAGTATAGTTTTTTTCTCTTCTATTTTGCTTTTCTCTCAGACTCATGACCATTCGTCTCATTTAGATCATTCAAATATGAGGGAAGGTGAACATGTTGAGTATTGTAAAACGCATAAGTTTTATGCTAAAATGATGGGGAATGCTGATTTTGTACAACAAAATATTCTAGACCAACAAGCGTTAGCTCAGCAAGAACAAGTAATTGAACAAGAGAATTTAAATAAAGCGGGTACAGTCTATAAAATACCAATAGTGTTTCATGTCTTACACAATGGAGGTTCTGAAAATATTAGTAGAGCACAAATTATGGATGCTTTAAGAATATTAAATAGAGATTATAGGTTGCAGAATGCAGATGCAAACAATGTGGTAAGTGCATTTCAAGGAATGCCTACTGATATCGAAATAGAGTTTGTATTGGCTACTATAGCTCCAAATGGACAATGCTTTAGTGGGATAACAAGAACAATGTCTCCAAGAACTGAAGATACTGAAACAGACAATTATGATGGTGAAGACCAGGTAAATGCTATTGTTAACGGGAATGATGTTTATCAAGGAATTTGGGATCCGTCAAAGTACTTAAATATATATATATGTAAATCTATAGGAGGAGCAGCAGGGTATACAACTTATCCATCTAATTGGAACTCGGGGGATATGGTTTGGAATGGTATTTTTGTTTTGCATAATTATGTAGGATCAATAGGGACTAGTTCAGCATCAACCAGTAGAACATTAACACATGAGTGTGGGCATTGGTTAAATCTAATTCACCCTTGGGGAAATTCAAATAACCCAGGGTTAGCATCTAATTGTAGTATTGATGACGGGGTTTCTGATACGCCAAATACCAAAGGAGTTACTTCTTGTAATTTGTCTGAATCTAGTTGTGGTGTATTGGCAAATGTTGAGAACTATATGGATTATTCATACTGTTCTAAAATGTTTACAGCGGGTCAAAGAACAAGAATGAGAGCAGCAATTACCTCTTCAGTTGCTGGAAGAAGTAACCTGTGGAAGACCTCTAATTTGAATGCCACTGGAGCGAATGGTAATGCAGGGATATGTAAAGCTGACTTTTCTGTTGAAACGAAAGTGGTATGTGTAGGGACTACTATTGATTTTACAGACGATTCATACCATAACCCAACAAGTTGGAGTTGGACATTCCAAGGAGGAACACCTTCTTCTTCTTCAACTCAAAATCCATCAATTACTTATAATACCCCAGGGATTTATCCTGTTTCATTGACAGTAAATGGTTCAACAGGATCTGCATCTGAAACAAAAACTCAATATATAAAAGTGGTTTCTGAAACAGGAATTCCTCCTATACAAGAAGGGTTTGAATTTACGAATACAATACCATCGAATAATTGGTTTGTAGAGAATCTTGATAATGGAGTAACTTGGGAGTTAACAAATGTTGCTGCCGCATCAGGAAGTAATTGTGTGATGATCAATAACTCGCAAAATAATGAGGGAAGCATTGACGAATTAGAAAGTACTACCATTACTTTAGATTTAAATTTATCGGCAACTATTTCTTTTGATTATGCTTTTGCTAAGAAAAATAGCTCGAATAGTGATCGTCTATTGGTTAAGGTCTCTAACAATTGTGGTCAAACTTGGAATACGAAAAAGACCGTTTCAGGAGGAGTATTAGAAACAGCTCCAAATACTTCGGGTAATTTTGTGCCAGACGCTACACAATGGAAAACAGCAACAATTAACTCAAGTAGTTTAGTCAATTACTTGGATAGCGATTTTAGAATGAAGTTTATCTTTGAACATGGAGGAGGGAATAACATTTATATTGATAACATTAATATAAGTGGACCAGTTTCTATAGATGAAAATGAGTCGTTTAAAGAATTATCCATTTATCCAAACCCAGCAAAAGATGAGGTGAACGTTACATTTTCTGTAGAAAATAATCAAAGAGCAATACGTATAGAATTGTTAGATCTTACAGGTAAAGTATTAGAAAGCGTTTACGAAGGTGGTTTACAGTTAGGTGAGCATCAATTTCAAGTCAATACCAAAAAATATGCAGCTGGTATGTATATCTTATCGTTTAACGATGGAGAAAATACAAAGTTAAGCAAACTGATTATTGAATGATAAAAAGACGATATCTGATTATACTGATTCTTTTTTTTTCTAGTGTAGGAGTTGCTGCTCAGTCTCATACACATCAATGTGGTTCGCACAAAATACTAAAGAAGAATATGGAGGATAGTTCGTTTGCAATGAGCTATCAAAGAGATCAGATCAAACTAAAACAAGATGAAAGTTTAGCAAAAGCTGGAACAGTATATAAAATTCCAGTTGTTTTCCATGTACTCCATAATGGAGGTTCTGAAAATATTAGTAGAGCACAAATTCTTGATGGCCTAAGAGTACTAAATCGGGACTTTAGGAAGTTAAATGCTGATGCTAACTCTGTCGTTTCAGCATTTCAACACTTAATAGCTGATGTTGAAATAGAGTTTGTTTTAGCAACTAAAGCCCCAAATGGAGATTGTTTTGGAGGGATTACTCGTACTAAAACAGTGTACACTGTCGACACAGATGACGATGCGCATGATGCTGATGATCAAATAAATGCTGTTGTTAATGGAAATGATGTCTATCAAGGCTATTGGGACCCGTCAAAGTACCTCAATATATTCATTTGTAAATTTTTGCCTTATAATGCAGCTGGGTATACCAATTACCCTAGTAGTTTTTATCATGGAGATATGTATGGAAATGGGATTTTTATGCGTTCAGGGTATATCGGTGAAATTGGGACAAGTTCACCAATCACAAGTCGAACATTAACCCATGAATGTGGGCATTGGTTAAATTTGGCACATACATGGGGATCAACAAATGAACCTGGTTTAAGTTCAAACTGTAGTACAGACGATGGTGTGTCTGATACACCTAATACAATTGGAGTGCGATCTTGTAATTTACCAGAGTCTACTTGTGGAGTGTTAGCCAATGTAGAGAATTATATGGATTATTCATATTGTAGAAAGATGTTTACGCTTGGACAAAAAAGTAGGATGCGAGCGGCGTTACAGTCTTCCATTGCAGGAAGGAATAATTTATGGCAGACCTCTAATCTACAGGAAACAGGGGCGCTTGGTAATCCAGAAATTTGTGTTGTTGATTTTTCTACCAATACTAAAGTTGTTTGTGTGGGGGGAACAGTTGAGTTTACTGATAATACTTATAATAGTCCAACAGCTTGGAATTGGACATTTCAAGGAGGGATTCCAGCATCTTCAACCAGTCAAAATCCTACAGTTACATATAGTACACCAGGAATTTACCCTGTTTCGCTTACTGCTTCAAACTCGGTAAACGCACTAACTGAAGTTAAAACGCAATTGATAAAGGTGGTGTCAGAAACAGGTATAGCACCAATACAAGAGAGTTTTGAATATGTTAATGCGATCCCTTCTGATCACTGGTTTGTTGAAAATCCTGACAATGCGATTACTTGGGAGTTGACGAATGGAGCTGCTGCTTTAGGAAGTCAGTGTGTCATGATTCAAAATGACGCAAACAATGCAGGAAATATAGATGAATTAGAAAGTACAACAATTACCCTGGATTTGAATTTGTCTGCTTCAATTTCTTTTGATTATGCCTATGCAAAACGAGCAACTGAAAACAATGATCGATTGCTACTTAAAGTATCAAAGGACTGTGGGGAAACTTGGGTGACGAAGAAGATTCTTTCAGGGAGTATATTGGAAACAGCTCCAACTACATGGTCAAGTTTTGTCCCAAATTCAACACAATGGAAAACAGCAACAGTAAGTTCAGGTAGTTTGGTGAATTACTTAGAAAGTGATTTTAGAATGAAGTTTATATTTGAAAGTGATGGAGGGAATAATATTTATATCGATAATATTAATATCAGTGGTCCTGTATCAGTAGAAGAAAGTGCATTGTTAGAAGCGTTTTTAATTTATCCAAATCCAGTAGAAGATGAAGCAATAATCAGTTTTAAAGCAAATAATAAAGTTGATAATATAGATGTTTTGGATGTTGTTGGTAAAAAAGTCATGAGTTTGGATAATGGACAATTTGGAGATGGTCAACATCGTTATGTTGTGGATACTCAAAACTTTTCTTCAGGAGTATATTTTATCGTTGTGACAAAAGATAGTAGAAAAGAAGTTCATAAGTTTATGGTAAAATAATTTTGTTGTCAAGCCGTTATTGCTTTTAAATGTTACGTTATGAAGAGTATTGTTTTATTTGTCGTTTTAGCTGTTCTTTCATTAAATATAAATGCTCAAGATAATGATGGATATACTTATGATGGAAACACTTCTAAAGTGGCTTTTAAAGATAAGTTGTTTACAGGTGGTAATTTTGGATTTAACATTAGTAACGGCCTAATGTATTTAGAGTTGGCTCCCATCTTAGGATACAAAGTTAGTGATAACTTTTCTACCGGAATTTCAGGTAAATATTTGTATTGGGGACCTACCAATAGTAACTCCCCTTTTCTTTCCTATAAATACTATGGAGGAGGACTTTTTGGTCGTTATAGAATTTCTCCGTCTATTTTGGCTTCAGCTGAATATGAATTATTAAATGTTCAAGATTTAAATCCGAATAGTGGTTCTTATGGTGAACGAACATTTAGTAATGTTTTTCTGTTGGGAGCAGGGTATAGTAATGAGATAGCCAATAACTTAAATGTACAGTTGTTTTTGTTGTATGATGTGATAGATGATCCTAATTCCCCTTATCGTTATAATTATATTTTCGGACCAAATGGTGTCCCTGTAATCTATAGGATTGGCTTTTCATTAGGTTTTTAATTTTGATTATGTAATGTGTTATTTATAGAGGTTGTTTGACTTTGCAACTTTTTTTATATAAATTTCGTCATCAATTTGAGTGTGTTCAAATTAGTTTCAGTTACATTAATCAAAAAAGAATATGAAAAAACTTTATTTTCTAATCAGCATATTTTTGTTGATAAGTGGAGGAATGTTTGCTCAAACAACTCCGGTTTTTAATACTTACCAACAGGAAATGAATGTTGCATATCAACAATACCCAAATATTCCTAGAGGGATGTTGGAGGCTGTGTCTTATAAAATGACCCATTTTAGCCATATCGATGAAACGATGCCTCAAAGTTGTTTTGGTCTTCCAAGAGTCTATGGAGTTATGGGATTGACGGAAAATGGAGAGGGATACTTTAGAAGTAATTTAAATTTAGTTGCTCAATTGTCTGGGTATACTGTCTCTGATATAAAGGCGTCTCCGCAAATTAATATATTGGCTTATGCAGCAGCATATAATCAGTTAATGATTGATATGGGGATTTCACCAACAGCTATTAATGAGCACGATCGTATCATTATTGAACTATCTGAAATTCCAAGAGATCATAATGTTGCCAACGATTTTGCTATGAATTCAAGACTTTATGGCGTGTTTAGTCTCCTAAAAGAATTAAATGTAGCAGCCTCTCCTAATGTAGATTTGGTTGCTATTTTTGGAGCCAATAACTTAAGAGTATTAAGTAGTGGAACCGTAAATCTTCAAGGAGGTGCGGTCAATTCTAGTTCAGGAACAAGTTATGTGCCTACTCAATTAAAGTCAAGTGAGTATGGTCCAGCTTTATGGGTAGCCGCGCCTAGTTGTAATAAAAGTTCAAGAAGTGGAACAGCAATATCAGCTGTTACAGTTCATACGATTCAAGGTTCTTATGCAGGTGCTATTTCATGGTCGCAAAACTGTAGTTCAAACGTATCTTATCATTATGTTGTCCGTTCTTCTGATGGTCAGGTAACACAAATGGTGTTAGAGGCAGAAAAAGCATGGCATGTTAGTTCAGCAAACCCTTATGCTATTGGTATAGAACACGAGGGGTATGTTTCTGATGCTTCATGGTATACCAATGCAATGTATACAAGTTCAGCTAACTTATCAAGAGATATTACACAAAGTGGATATGGTATTTTGCCAATTAGAACGTATTATGGCGCATCTTCTGCTGGTTTAAACACATTAGGAGCTTGTACTCAAATCAAAGGACATCAACATTTTCCTAACCAAACACATACTGATCCGGGAATTAATTGGAATTGGAAAAAATATTATAACCTAATTAACAATACAACAAATCCAACAACAGCAACAGCTGCTTCAGGGAATTATTTTGATTCAGGTGGGGCAAATGGAAATTATACTGATGATGAACGTACGTTGTATTTAATTCAGCCAACTGGCGCAAGCACAGTAACCATTAATTTTAGCGCATTTGATTTGGAAAACAACTGGGATTACCTGTTTGTATATGATGGGGCAACAACTAGTGCACCGTTATTAGCAACATTGACAGGTTCGAGTATCCCATCTTCAATTACTTCAACAGGGGGAAGTTTGTTAATAGAGTTTAGGTCAGATTGTGCAACAAGTAATGCTGGATGGGCACTCTCTTGGAGTTCTAATGGAACAGGAGGGTCTCAAGATTTAGTGCCTCCAAGCTCTGTAGTTACCTCTCCAAATGTATGGGAAACAGCTGATTTTGTGGCTTCTTTTACCGATACAGATAATTCTGGAGGAAGTGGAGTAGGAGAGAAATATTATCAAGTGATTAATTACAATGGAACAGAATGGAGAGCAAATGATGGTAATGGCTTTTTGAAAGATAATTTTGAAACTGCGATTAATGGTGATTGGGCACAACAGGTAGGTACATGGAGTATTAGTAATAATGCACTACAACAAACAGATGAAACAGAGTCTAACTCTAACTTGTATGCTTTACTAGATCAAAATATACACGATAAGTTTTTATACCATTGGTCTGCTCGAATTGAGGGAACAGGAACGAATAAAAGAGCTGGGGCTCATTTCATGTCAGATGATGGAGGGTTTACAAATAGAAAAAATTCCTACTTCGTTTATTTTAGAGCTGATGATGATAAAATCCAAATATATAAAGTCACCAATGATGTAATCAGTTTAGAACATGATGTTCCCTATACTGTAAATGCTAATCAATGGCATGATATAAAAATCACGTACGATAAAACAACAGGAGAGATAGATGTGTGGTTGGATAATGTTTTTGCAACAAGTTGGACAGATCCTAACCCTATTATTGGGGGAGATTATTTCTCTTTGAGAAATGGAAACTGTATTTATAAAGTTGATAATTTAAATGTCTACCATAACAGAGCTTCCAATGAGGTGGTTACAATTGGAGCTGCAAATACTAATGATATCAGGTATCAAAACCCAGACCCTTCAACGTTTTCTGGCAAAGTTAAGTCTTTGGTAGTTGACAACCAGCATAATATTTCAACCGTGTCATCGAAGAATATTAATGTCGATTGGACAGCGCCATTAGATGTAACCAATTTGTTTGATGGTACAGGTGCAGATATTAGTAGTACTTCTAATAATACTCAGTTGTCGGCGAATTGGACGGCGTCTTCTGATCAACATTCAGGAGTGGCGAGATATTGGTATGCTATAGGTACTACTTCAGGAGGTACAGATGTTGTGAACTGGACAGATAACTGGTTTAATACAAGTGTAACAGCTACTGGACTTTCACTAACACAAGGAACGACTTACTATGTGTCAGTTAGAGCAGAAAATGGAGCAGGTTTGTTGTCGAATGTAGTGAGTACAGATGGACAGATAATAGGAAACCCAACAGGGACTCCTGTATCTAATTTTACTGTGCCTAATACTTATGTTTGTTCTAATGATTCTATCGCGTTGGTAAATAATTCAACAAATGCAACTTCTTATCTTTGGAGTGCTAATGGCGGAACGATTAATGCACCAACGAGTTCTAGCCCTTATGTTTCTTTTGCAACCTCGGGGAGCTATACGGTGTCTTTAGTGGCTACAGGCCCAGGTGGAGCCGATACATCATCTCAAACAATAACTGTAGTGGTTGATTCTGCTCCAGTAGCTATGGCTTCGCAAAGTGATACGATGGTGTGTACAGATAACCCTATGGTTACTTTTACCAATCAGTCGCAGAATGCAAATGGCTATTTGTGGAGCTTTGGAGATGGTTCAACATCTACAGATGCCAATCCATGGCATGCTTATGATGGTCCAGGAGTATTTAATGTAACGTTAACTGCAATCAATGGAACTTGTCCAAACGATGTGTTACAGTTAAGTGTTACCGTTGATGATTGTTCTGATATAAAAGAGGAACAAGGATTAAGTCTACTGTTGTATCCTAACCCAGCATTAGATCATGTAACTTTAATGTATCATTTAGGTGCTGATTCAGAATACAGTATTGTGCTATATGATCTTACAGGAAGAAAGGTGTTGGATTTGTTTAATGGAGGAAATGTGGCAGGAAATCATGTGTTACAATTTGATGTGAAAGCATTAGCATCAGGTAATTATCACTTAGTGGTTCAAGGAGAAGAATTTAAGGCTGTTAAACCATTAGTGATTCGATAAAAATAGTAGCTTTGTTAGTGTAAAACAGTAGCAATGAAAGTATTTAAGTTTGGAGGAGCGTCTGTTAAGGACGCTTCTTCTGTTTTGAATGTAGCCGAAATAATTAATCTATACACAGAAGATTTGATAGTTGTTGTCTCAGCGATGGGGAAAACAACTAATTTAATGGAGCGGTTGGTTAAAGCGTGCTACGAAAAAGAAGTGCAATTAATAGAAGAACTGTATCAAGAAGTTTATGAGCAGCACTACAACATCGTTGTAGCGTTAGGGTTAATCGAAGATGAAGATTTTATTACGCTTTTTGAGTATAAGTTTGATGAGTTAGAACAAAAAATCAATAATGATCTCTCAGAGAATTATGCTTATGAATATGATCAAATTGTAAGTTTTGGAGAAATTATTTCAACAACAATTATTTCAGGGTTCTTGAATTTTATTGGAATAGAAAATTGTTGGTTCGATGCTCGTAAAATTGTAAGAACGGATTCAGCATTTAGGTCTGCAAAAGTTAATTGGCCAAAGACAGAACAGCTTATTAGCGAAAAAATTAAGCCTTATTTAATCGCTGATGATGAAAAGAAAATAGCCGTTACTCAAGGTTTTATAGGGCATACTGAAACACATCAGACAACGACTTTAGGAAGAGAAGGTTCAGATTTTTCAGCTGCGATATTAGCTTGGAGCTTGAATGCAGAGGATGTGACGATTTGGAAAGATGTTCCAGGAATGTTAAATGCAGATCCTAAATTTTTTAATAACTGTGTTAAGTTAGATCAAATTTCGTTTAAAGAAGCTATAGAGTTGAGTTACTACGGAGCTTCGGTAATTCACCCCAAAACAATAAAGCCACTTCAGAATAAAAACATTCCACTTTATGTCAAGTCTTTTGTTGCTCCAAATGAAGCAGGAACGATGATTCAAGAGTCTGGAGAGTTAGATGCTAAAGTTCCTTCTTATATCTTTAAAGGAAACCAAACATTAATTTCTTTTGTTCCTAGGGATTTTTCTTTTGTGGATGAAAAAGGGCTAACAGCATTTTTTTCATTTTTTACCATGCATAATATTAAAATTAACCTAATGCAAAACTCAGCAATTAGTTTTTCAATTTGCATAGATGATAGTGAGGAGGTAAAAACGTTGATTTTAGAGACTTTTAAAAATGAGTTTAAAGTAAGGTATAATAGTGAGTTGGAATTGTTGACAATTAGACATTATAATGAAGATGTAGTTCAGAAATTAACGGAAAGTAGAGTGGTTTTGGTACAACAAAAGTCTAGGCAAACAGCTCGATTTGTGATGAAAAAAGAAATTTAAAAAATAAAAAATGACTTTTCTATTAAAATTAACACAAGAAAATAGTTGTGAGATAAAAAACAATATCTACCTTTGCGGAAATTTTTGGAAAAACAGTGTCATTTTTAAAAATCAAAATGAAACAAACAAATAGTATTAAAACAATCGTGTTAGCAGGGCTGTCTTTGCTAATGTCAATTAATTTTTACGCTAGTCACCCTGAAGGGGAAGGACACGGGCATCACGATGAGCATGCAGCTCCTAAGAAATATGATCCAGTTAAAACAATTATGGACCATATTAAAGATGCTAATGAATGGCATGTAATTACAACAGATGAAAATTCTGCACATCCAAATCACGTAAGTATTCCTTTACCAGTTATCATTTACGATAACGAAGGTTTAAAGTTTTTTATGTCTTCAAAAGTAGCTCATGGTCACGAG is from Flavobacteriales bacterium and encodes:
- a CDS encoding M43 family zinc metalloprotease; protein product: MFKIVSTSIVFFSSILLFSQTHDHSSHLDHSNMREGEHVEYCKTHKFYAKMMGNADFVQQNILDQQALAQQEQVIEQENLNKAGTVYKIPIVFHVLHNGGSENISRAQIMDALRILNRDYRLQNADANNVVSAFQGMPTDIEIEFVLATIAPNGQCFSGITRTMSPRTEDTETDNYDGEDQVNAIVNGNDVYQGIWDPSKYLNIYICKSIGGAAGYTTYPSNWNSGDMVWNGIFVLHNYVGSIGTSSASTSRTLTHECGHWLNLIHPWGNSNNPGLASNCSIDDGVSDTPNTKGVTSCNLSESSCGVLANVENYMDYSYCSKMFTAGQRTRMRAAITSSVAGRSNLWKTSNLNATGANGNAGICKADFSVETKVVCVGTTIDFTDDSYHNPTSWSWTFQGGTPSSSSTQNPSITYNTPGIYPVSLTVNGSTGSASETKTQYIKVVSETGIPPIQEGFEFTNTIPSNNWFVENLDNGVTWELTNVAAASGSNCVMINNSQNNEGSIDELESTTITLDLNLSATISFDYAFAKKNSSNSDRLLVKVSNNCGQTWNTKKTVSGGVLETAPNTSGNFVPDATQWKTATINSSSLVNYLDSDFRMKFIFEHGGGNNIYIDNINISGPVSIDENESFKELSIYPNPAKDEVNVTFSVENNQRAIRIELLDLTGKVLESVYEGGLQLGEHQFQVNTKKYAAGMYILSFNDGENTKLSKLIIE
- a CDS encoding M43 family zinc metalloprotease; its protein translation is MIKRRYLIILILFFSSVGVAAQSHTHQCGSHKILKKNMEDSSFAMSYQRDQIKLKQDESLAKAGTVYKIPVVFHVLHNGGSENISRAQILDGLRVLNRDFRKLNADANSVVSAFQHLIADVEIEFVLATKAPNGDCFGGITRTKTVYTVDTDDDAHDADDQINAVVNGNDVYQGYWDPSKYLNIFICKFLPYNAAGYTNYPSSFYHGDMYGNGIFMRSGYIGEIGTSSPITSRTLTHECGHWLNLAHTWGSTNEPGLSSNCSTDDGVSDTPNTIGVRSCNLPESTCGVLANVENYMDYSYCRKMFTLGQKSRMRAALQSSIAGRNNLWQTSNLQETGALGNPEICVVDFSTNTKVVCVGGTVEFTDNTYNSPTAWNWTFQGGIPASSTSQNPTVTYSTPGIYPVSLTASNSVNALTEVKTQLIKVVSETGIAPIQESFEYVNAIPSDHWFVENPDNAITWELTNGAAALGSQCVMIQNDANNAGNIDELESTTITLDLNLSASISFDYAYAKRATENNDRLLLKVSKDCGETWVTKKILSGSILETAPTTWSSFVPNSTQWKTATVSSGSLVNYLESDFRMKFIFESDGGNNIYIDNINISGPVSVEESALLEAFLIYPNPVEDEAIISFKANNKVDNIDVLDVVGKKVMSLDNGQFGDGQHRYVVDTQNFSSGVYFIVVTKDSRKEVHKFMVK
- a CDS encoding N-acetylmuramoyl-L-alanine amidase — translated: MKKLYFLISIFLLISGGMFAQTTPVFNTYQQEMNVAYQQYPNIPRGMLEAVSYKMTHFSHIDETMPQSCFGLPRVYGVMGLTENGEGYFRSNLNLVAQLSGYTVSDIKASPQINILAYAAAYNQLMIDMGISPTAINEHDRIIIELSEIPRDHNVANDFAMNSRLYGVFSLLKELNVAASPNVDLVAIFGANNLRVLSSGTVNLQGGAVNSSSGTSYVPTQLKSSEYGPALWVAAPSCNKSSRSGTAISAVTVHTIQGSYAGAISWSQNCSSNVSYHYVVRSSDGQVTQMVLEAEKAWHVSSANPYAIGIEHEGYVSDASWYTNAMYTSSANLSRDITQSGYGILPIRTYYGASSAGLNTLGACTQIKGHQHFPNQTHTDPGINWNWKKYYNLINNTTNPTTATAASGNYFDSGGANGNYTDDERTLYLIQPTGASTVTINFSAFDLENNWDYLFVYDGATTSAPLLATLTGSSIPSSITSTGGSLLIEFRSDCATSNAGWALSWSSNGTGGSQDLVPPSSVVTSPNVWETADFVASFTDTDNSGGSGVGEKYYQVINYNGTEWRANDGNGFLKDNFETAINGDWAQQVGTWSISNNALQQTDETESNSNLYALLDQNIHDKFLYHWSARIEGTGTNKRAGAHFMSDDGGFTNRKNSYFVYFRADDDKIQIYKVTNDVISLEHDVPYTVNANQWHDIKITYDKTTGEIDVWLDNVFATSWTDPNPIIGGDYFSLRNGNCIYKVDNLNVYHNRASNEVVTIGAANTNDIRYQNPDPSTFSGKVKSLVVDNQHNISTVSSKNINVDWTAPLDVTNLFDGTGADISSTSNNTQLSANWTASSDQHSGVARYWYAIGTTSGGTDVVNWTDNWFNTSVTATGLSLTQGTTYYVSVRAENGAGLLSNVVSTDGQIIGNPTGTPVSNFTVPNTYVCSNDSIALVNNSTNATSYLWSANGGTINAPTSSSPYVSFATSGSYTVSLVATGPGGADTSSQTITVVVDSAPVAMASQSDTMVCTDNPMVTFTNQSQNANGYLWSFGDGSTSTDANPWHAYDGPGVFNVTLTAINGTCPNDVLQLSVTVDDCSDIKEEQGLSLLLYPNPALDHVTLMYHLGADSEYSIVLYDLTGRKVLDLFNGGNVAGNHVLQFDVKALASGNYHLVVQGEEFKAVKPLVIR
- a CDS encoding aspartate kinase; translation: MKVFKFGGASVKDASSVLNVAEIINLYTEDLIVVVSAMGKTTNLMERLVKACYEKEVQLIEELYQEVYEQHYNIVVALGLIEDEDFITLFEYKFDELEQKINNDLSENYAYEYDQIVSFGEIISTTIISGFLNFIGIENCWFDARKIVRTDSAFRSAKVNWPKTEQLISEKIKPYLIADDEKKIAVTQGFIGHTETHQTTTLGREGSDFSAAILAWSLNAEDVTIWKDVPGMLNADPKFFNNCVKLDQISFKEAIELSYYGASVIHPKTIKPLQNKNIPLYVKSFVAPNEAGTMIQESGELDAKVPSYIFKGNQTLISFVPRDFSFVDEKGLTAFFSFFTMHNIKINLMQNSAISFSICIDDSEEVKTLILETFKNEFKVRYNSELELLTIRHYNEDVVQKLTESRVVLVQQKSRQTARFVMKKEI